A section of the Humulus lupulus chromosome 2, drHumLupu1.1, whole genome shotgun sequence genome encodes:
- the LOC133818434 gene encoding mitochondrial import inner membrane translocase subunit TIM17-2-like, whose amino-acid sequence MGTPETSREPCPDRILDDIGGAFGMGAVGGSAFHFLKGVYNSPKGARLVGGSQAVRMNAPRVGGSFAVWGGLFSTFDCTMVYVRQKEDPWNSIIAGASTGGFLQMRQGLGAASRSAVFGGVLLALIEGAGIMLNKVFSEQQQVPIMIDDPATNVAGMPGFPPTGQLPGRLPTQQVPEVASASASDSGSVSGSSSWLGGWLGRGDKKEPQAASSGSETKILESFDAPPVPSFEYK is encoded by the coding sequence ATGGGAACTCCAGAGACTTCTCGGGAGCCCTGCCCCGATCGTATTCTCGACGATATCGGCGGCGCGTTCGGCATGGGGGCCGTCGGCGGTTCTGCTTTCCACTTCCTCAAGGGTGTCTACAACTCTCCCAAGGGGGCGCGACTAGTCGGCGGCTCCCAAGCCGTTCGGATGAACGCGCCTCGAGTAGGCGGAAGCTTCGCCGTATGGGGCGGCTTATTCTCCACCTTCGACTGCACCATGGTATACGTCCGCCAAAAGGAGGATCCTTGGAACTCGATCATCGCCGGTGCTTCCACGGGTGGCTTCCTCCAGATGCGCCAGGGTTTAGGCGCGGCTTCTCGATCGGCTGTCTTTGGCGGCGTCCTCTTGGCTCTGATCGAAGGGGCTGGGATCATGCTTAATAAAGTCTTCAGCGAACAACAACAGGTGCCTATCATGATAGATGATCCCGCTACTAATGTGGCTGGAATGCCTGGCTTTCCTCCTACAGGGCAATTGCCGGGTCGGCTACCAACACAACAAGTTCCGGAGGTAGCTTCCGCTTCCGCTTCTGATTCGGGTTCAGTTTCAGGTTCTAGTTCGTGGCTTGGAGGATGGTTAGGTAGGGGGGATAAGAAAGAGCCCCAGGCAGCAAGTAGTGGAAGCGAGACGAAGATTTTGGAAAGCTTTGATGCGCCCCCAGTGCCTAGCTTCGAGTACAAGTGA